The nucleotide sequence AGCCTAATGATCTCATAGTACAGTTACAAGAAAGTGCACCGCAATTGCATTAGTTATGCGTTTTTTTGGTTTAATACTAATTATTTAACTaaacaattgaacaaatttcctGTAGTACTTACTTGAAACAGTAGTGAtaataaaatagtatttttgaaggaaatagtcattcattttggctTCATTGAAACATACCTAAAACAAAGTCACTTGTTTGTTAGTCTTTAATTACTGTTATTAAACTGTAATTTGTAATTGCCATTTGTCCAATTAATCGATAAAGTAAATTATCGTTAGTTGCAGAGCAATGATTGACAACATATTAAACGAGAAAAATTGCCCTCAAAGCAATCTCTGAAGTTTACTAAAGCTTGACTAAGAAAAACTCCAAGTTTGGCAAGCACATTGTAATTGTAATTCCGAAAATAAGTTTAAAATGTACATACTATTAAGCGTATTAAGCGAGCAATTGCTTTGCCGTTTCAATCCAATACTTACCTTGACAAAGAGTGCATGAGCTAGAAAGGGTAATTTCCTCAGGACCCTTCCACTCAGACCTTTGCATTTTCTGGAAAGAATCACAttaatattagaaaaaaagggTACAGAACTTGGCTGCTGATGCATCATGGGAAAATACACTCACATGGCAATGTTTCTAAGCACCAGGCTGTGTTCAGAGACCTCATTCTTTGCACAGCCCATCGTCTCCAGCTCAAAGATGGTGAAAAGTGGCTGTCGGGGGTAAATGATTTGGCACTGCGCACATTAAGAACTGGTTAATATCGCTGACTTTCTTCACACAGTTCATTTCGGAGGGAGTCCTGAATGACCTTCATTAGCTCTTCAAGGCAAGAAAGAAAGATGTTGTAAATGCCTTTCTCAGATGGGGGTCCGATGTACTGTTTAATATCTGCTCTGTCCACAAAGGCCAAATCGATCTTTTCCGTCACATTGGAGGTAGTCAGGATCACCACGTTGGAATGTCTGCAGGAGGAACCTGAACGTTGACATCATACAGAACTTGTTCCTCAGGGgggtaaaaaatgtaaaatgcttgCTAAATTTTTCCAACTGTTTGATTTGGTCCAGCTGAGTGAGGACAGCGTTGACCGCGCGGAAGGAGTCAGACGGTTCCGTTCCCGCTTGGCTGGCGTTCCTGGCTGCTGTCAGACTCTCCACCTACATGAGACAGGACAAACATTCTGCTGGAAAATGTCCGCTGAATATATAAAGAGGGTAATACTAAAAATGTCCAGTAAAATAGTCGCATGTTTTGGGGGTctgttaagattttttttatgttttttgtctcGCATTTGTGACAAATGACATCGTAAATTAAACTCATAAATCAgcaataatttataccaattagGGCTGGGCAATCTGCCCAAAAagtgtttttccattttgttttgacATATCAAATATTTAACTAAGAACTAGTGTTTTAACCGATAGTTTAAAAGAAATTTATACTGAAAATTTAAGAAACTAGAACATCATTAAACATTGTATTCACCTATGAAATATATATTGACATAAAATTAGCAGTACTAAATAATATACCCCtttccaaaatgaaaaaaagcagcCCTAACAggcataaaaacgacatatgcCGATGAGTATTGTAAAAGTTCTTGTAAATGAATGTTCCCAAGGCATTTGACTGTAAATATTCCTTGTTTTAGGAGGAGTTGCGATGCTACTTTTAATTAGCTCTTGGAGGACTGCTTCCATTTAATCATAGGATTTTCTGGCGGgcacataaaaaatgaaatgtatttccGATTTTAGTGCACAATCTGTGTAATTTTTGCTGTTTAGCACTTAACTTGAACTACCTGCAGTGTAAAGAAAACTAATAAAAACCTGAAGGACAGTAGAAAATCTGCAAAACTAGTCAGTTTGTATCTGAATATGTTCAAATAAATATGCCACGATCGAAAACTTTTTTCGATCTCAATCATAAAACCACCCAGCCTTAATCCCAATTATTGTTTTCCCCTCAAACCACAATATAAAGAAGGACAGCTAGAATAGTTTTGCTTACCTCATCGATAAGAACAAACACAAGAGCATCTTTGTCATCGATAAGATGCTGAATCTTCTGAAACATTTTTGTAACCAGTTTGCCACTCTacaacaaagacaaatggttaGCATACAAAGGAAATAGTTTCCATCAAAACCAAGTAAGAGCTCTTTTACCTCCGAGAAGTACTTTGAGAACAAGCTGTGGCTGTTGATTTCCACAAATTGTGCATAAATGTACCTGCATGGTGAGGGAGcagatgaataaaataaactgaAGTCGAGGCATATTCAATTAAACGGTTTTCTCACCGATCTGACAATCTAATTGAAAGCTTCTGGGCAAGAGCTTTGCACAAAGATGTTTTTCCGGTGCCTGGAGGACCTGgatgttgggaaaaaaaatatgtctttAGATCTGCGATACAAATTGGAATAATAATCGGAGGATTGTTTTATCGTTATCGTTACCGTGGAGTAGCACAACACGATTCCAAGAAATCAGATTACTGTCAACATTCTTGTCTGAGAAGTAAATTGTTGTTGTGACATAATCCAGTAACTGGAAGAGAACAAGATCACTTGTAAATTAAGAAATTTGCTCTCATCCTAGTTTTAATGTAATGATGTCATATCAAAAGCAGTGTAGGAATGTGACCTGCAATTTCAAAtcagattaccgtattttcacgactataaggcgcacttaaatcttaaattttctccaaaatagacagggcaccttataatccagtgtgctttatatatggaaaaaaaattaaaatgtgtcattcattgagggtgcgccttacaatgtggtgcgccttataatgcggtgcgccttatcgtcgtgaaaatacggtaattgaatAGTATTGAGCAACATTCATGTATTATATACCTGAGTTTTTACCCCACTGTCATACACCAGACTGTCCCAAAGACCATGGAAATTAGCTGTTAGGAAATTGGGGATAAAGTAATATTATTATTGCAAGTAGCCAATCTAAAAACAAAGCAGACGTAACAGTGAAAATAGTGCTGATACACTGGATACATGATTAAAGCTAGTGCAACAATGTGGGACAGGAGCAATAGAGAAATTAAGAATAAGAATAAGATAATAGAGAAATTTGaattaatgaacaaaaaaaatcaattttaaaaaaatctttcaaatcGGTTTATCCTGTCAGTGCTTAGATTCAGTAGGCGTGTCCGAGGCGCCTTTCAATCACACTCCCGGCGCTTCCTAACGTTGATACTATTGCATTTGCATGTTTCCTTGAAAGATTTGAGCTAGAATACAATTCTGATGGAGAAGAGTTCTCTCCTTACGTCACCTGCTGGAAGCAACCAATGGTTAGCTGCCGAGAGCTCCTCATCATCTTCCAAACAGAGCGTACTCGGCCCATCCTCATTAAGGGTGTAGATGTGAACAGAAAACTGGCTACTCGTCAAATCGATGGCCTAAATGCGGAAAAAGCAAGAATGACAAAAGAACAACATCAGAAGAAATCATTTAAACCAATGCAACAGATGAAACCTACTTGGGACGGCATATCCTCCCGGTCAACAATGGCGACAGATTCTACATGAGCGCTGAGGAAGTTTTCATCAAACTCTGACCACTTGTAGTTTCCAAACACTGTGCTGTGGCGACTAAGCATAGCCTGGACATGCATTCTCACATCACATAACTTAGCTGTGCTGCAATATAAACAAGGtacacaaatagaaaatgtattaaAGCTTTAAAGGACACTCATTGAACTCGACGATTCCCATTCACGCTGTTGAGCACCGTGAATTTCTGtttatttaattgtatttttccatttacaaTTCTTGATCACACCAAAATTCCTTCTGCAAGGTGGACCTACTTTTCTGGTTAATAAACGAAAATATGCTTTTAGTTGTTTAAGCAAAAAGGTCTTATCTTGAGGGAGAGGTGGTCATTTTCAACATAACCAAAATCTGATTTTCAGCTATGTAGAGGCCTGATTTTTAAGGggcacttttttcttttataattcATTCTAAAAATAGCCACTTACCCTATCATgggttataataataaataatatagagACTCAAAATCATTAAACAAATCACGGCAGATATAAAAGTGTTGTTGACTGCAGTCTAAAAGCACAGCCACAGCTAATACGGGTGGGGGAAAAGACCATCATTGTGACAACATCAGGACTCGGCTTCAACCCACCTTTGGGATTTAACATGTACCTCCAAAACAACAGCTTGGTTATGGTCCTTCGCATCCATTTTGTCAGTTTCCATTCCTGGTGAATAACAACATAATTCAAAAAGTTAACATTAATACGACACTCACATACATATCCTGGTCGATAGCGATAAATAAGAATGGGTGTAGCTACGACAGTCCAGAGTCATTTTAGCCTAACACTAACATAAAAACACTAAACGTAATGATTTAGACATATTTATGCATACCAAAATGAACTTTTCTGAAGTAATGGACCAGGCGGTGAATTCAAAAGTCGTTTTCAGCGCGCTGTCTTTGACCCGGATGTAGAAATAACACTCGTAAGACGCCGTTTCCGGATAGCTACACCGTAATGCTAAATGAAATGCTTACAAGAACGCTAAGTATACacattaaataaacaattttgaGTTCGGACATTTCACAATGgggaagaaacacaagaaaCATAAACCGGAGTGGAGAACAGTCGATGGtatttgaatgcatttattaCATTTGGTCAATTTACGATGTCTGTTATTGTTAATGCTGTATGCTTGACATATACTGGCAAAGGCAGCGAAtatacttttgtttttattctttgaaTGTGAGAGGATTTTCCTAATAACATCTACCTCATCATTACATTTGTCTGATGTTTTGATTGAACTgtggttttgtttaaaaaattaagTACTGTCCGTTTAATTCATACTTTACTGCAGTGGtacttaaccttgttggagctaccgaaccccaccagtttcatatgcgcattcaccgaatcCCACTAgtttcatatgcacattcaccgaactccaccagtttcataccctaaccctacattctaaccctAAATCCTTACCCTAtattctaaccctaaattctaactaaCTCTAATCATAAATTCTAACCCGAACCCTAAATTCTATCTCGAACCCTAGTTTCTAACCCTATCCCTAAATTATATCTCGAACCCTAATTTCTAACCCTATCCCTAAATTCTATCTCAAACCCTAATTTCTAACCCTAtccctaaattctaactctaaccctaatcctaaatTCTTACCCTAACGCTTAAttctaaccctacattctaaccctaaattcttaCCCTAAattccaaccctaaccctaaattctaacgcTTAATTCTAAGAccaaccctaaattctaaccctaaatctaactcTATCACTTAATACTAatcctaactctaaccctaacccagcgGTAGGCAACCTATTCCAGggagtttttgttccaaccgataagaggaaaccttttcaccaatctggtgtcttagaggtgcaatcagtgaattgcagtcaggtgcttcatgttagggttagtggttagggttaaaaagaatacataatgaatttaaaaagatTAATGTACTGACTTCCctcattattttttaaccacaaaatgtaaacttaaaaaaaggcaGGAAAACAATAAGGCTTGCGATGTCTTTGAGACAACAGCACATTATAATCTTTTATATTGATCCATTCTAATCCATTTGATAGATCGCTGCCATCTTCTCCCatagtcaaaatgtattttaaatgtagCCCCCTGAATGGCAGCCACTGAGTCAAATGAGTACCTATGGTGTTTGCTTCGTTCAGTTTCCttattgaattattttacaGACTATGAGGACAAGGCATTGGAGAAGCCACTGAAGCTCGTGCTCAAAGTAGGAGGCAGCGAAGTGACAGAACTCTCAGGTTCTGGCCATGACTCTAGCTACTATGACGACCGATCAGACCATGAACGccacaaagagaaaaagaaaaagaagaagaagaaatctgAAAAGGATAAAGACAAATATGTGGACGATGAAGAGAGAAAACGACGGAAGGTCCGTTTTATGAAAAACGCTTCCATTTCAATGTCAAAGCATCTTTCTTGTCTCTCATACGACAGGAggaaaagaggaagaagagagagcgagagcagaATGAATCTGAGGCAAGCACAACTAACGTGGTCAGCGCTGGGGTGCCTGTCGAACCTTTTACGATATCCAAATCAAGTATCAAAGTAGAGGTGAGAAATGAAATGCAATGCGGCAGGTGCGCTCTTACTTTTGACTGTGATATTTACACGGATGATTTTATTACTCAGCCagaagagaagaaaagaaagaaggacAAGTTTGAGAGTGGGCCTAAATTTGAGGAATTTAATCCTGGTGTCAAAATTGAAGTGGAGCAACAAGGGGAAAGGCCAGTGCGAGCATGTCGAACACAGCACGGTAATAAGGGCTAATTTACATGTTTGCTAGTAGCGAGATCAAAATGTGTTTGTGAATTTACTACATTTTCCTTTATTTCGCTCCAATACAGAGAGTGAATCCACTCCTCGCCAACTATTACTGGAGCATTTCCTACGGCAGCTACAGAGGTGAGATTGAGAACCCTTCCTTTGATCATTTTTGCTAGATCTATGTAGTTAAAGCTTAATTGAACAATTAATTCAAGTTGATTTACAGTAGTAATACTGTCAATTAAAAACTAGTCTTCTCACCAATTTCCCATCAACGGTGTTTACTTCCTGTCCCCACAGAAAAGATGCCCATGGTTTCTTTGCCTTCCCAGTAACAGACGCAATCGCTCCCAATTACTCAATGATCATCAAGCATCCTATGGACTTCAGCACCTTGAAAGACAAGATTACAAACAATGAGTACAACACTGTGACCGAATTCAAGGTGAAATAATGGGGAATACTGAATTTTGGATCCATAGGGACAGTCAGTCTTAACACTAAAAAGTATCAAATCGGAATGCTGTTTGACATTCTGcctctttgaatccattttgttCATTAGGCGGACTTTAAACTGATGTGTGACAATGCCATGGTGTACAACCGTCCGGAGACTGTGTACTACAAGGAAGCCAAGAAACTTCTTCATACTGGTTTCAAGATGATgagcaaggtaaaaaaaaaagactcatcGAAAACCAACTGGGAGAAAAGTATGGATAACTAGAGAACACCTTAGCCCCGCTGCTTAGCTCCTGGCGGTGTCGTAACAGAAAATCATTGAGAAGCACTGCAATAAAAGTTGGTTACTGTTCTTGTCAGGATCGGCTGCTGGTTTTGAAGCGCAGCATGTCTTTCATGCAAGACATGGCAGCCGTTTTGGGAGACGATGAACTTGGAGCTGATATACCTCCAACGGACACAACTCATACGACGGTAGAGTCGgccaaaaagtccaaaaaacTACCCGCGAAAGACATGACGTAAGCGATGATGCCATGTTGTCAAAACGAGTAAAGGTGGAAGAAAAGGCAACACCTCAATAGCTTCTTTGTTTTCAGCTACCTGTTTGAGTTGGAGGGAAATGCCTGCAGCTTGACAGACAGCACAGCAGAGGAGCATGTTCTTGCCCTGGTGGAACATTCAGCAGATGAAGCCCGAGATCGTATCAACAGATACATGCCGAACTCAAAGGTGTTGTACTTTCTATGCTCCTGTCCCATATTGTTGCACTAGCTTTAATCATGTATCCAGTGTATCAGCACTATTTTCACTGTTACGTCTGCTTTGTTTTTAGATTGGCTACTTGCAAAAAGATTCCGACACGTCTCTTATCTACACGGTCGTCAATCAGGTTGATCCCGATGCAGAAGGTTTGATACCATTGTATGTTTTCTATTAAGCAGGGtgatttcaaaaacaaaaaactttgaCATAATTTGAAGTAGAACTATCAAAATAGCTGTTGAATATATCGCAGCATAAGAAATGAAATATGCGACATCGTGTGAGGTAAattattttccttcttttcttgTGTCATTCTTGTCCCGATTGTCTTTTCAGTTGTTGTAATTTTATTGACTATCCTTAAAATGTAGTTAACCCTCTTTTTCTTTTgacacaaaaataattaatattcaCATAACCAAATACACAGGACCGGCACTAATTTgagtttgtctttctttttcttgtttcttATGATAATTTAAtctatttgggtttttttaatttttttttttaatgtattactaGTTCAATGTTTGGTTGATTTCACGTACTACAATTAGATGTCAACCAGGGGCCACAAAATATTGCCTTACGGGTGAAAATCTGTCTTTGGGCTACAACATCTAGACACCTGTTCGATAAGAATGTAGTAGTAATAACatctaaggcaaaaaaaatacccagACTTGCATTGACTTTTACAGAAGAGGAGACTCACAAAGTGGACTTGAGCTCACTATCAAATAAGCTTCTTCCAGGATTAACAACACTGGGCTTCAAAGATGACAGGAGACACAAAGGTACAATTTTAAAATGTCCCCTTGAAGTTCTTTCCACTTAGATATCCTTCTTTTGCTTTGCAGTGACTTTCCTGAGCAGTGCCTATAATATTCAAAGCCTTCAGAAGAACTCCGTCTTTCCAGACTTGTCACCTGAAGAGTCAGATTTGCTGTGTTCAGCATATGGAGATGAAACGGGGGTACAATGTGCTCTGAGGTAGCGATGGCGGGTCtcacttattgaaaaatgtgtatattaCAATTGACAGTGCCACCAGTTTGAATtatctgccatttttttctcccactaaTAGCATTCTGGACTTTGTGAAGGGCTGTGGAAGTGTCACCAGGCATTGGGTTGATGGACTTCTGGACAAGATGACAGCCGACGATCATGCGAAAGCCGCCAATCAGATTCGGCAGGTGTGTGATGCAAACAATTTGACAATGATTAGACCTCAACTTTGACCCCCCCGATGTTTATATCTCAGAAGAGAAACATGCTGAAACCTGACGAAACCAAGACCGGCCTCTGTGACATGCAGGTGGGATGAATGTTGGACTAGTTTGAGGTtcaatgacatttaaattttaACTGAAGATCAGTTGTATTTGCATTTAGATGGCGGATGGCCCTGGTCTTGGAGAGAGCAGTTCAGTGTTGGACTTCATGTCACTAAAAAACTACCCCGACCTATCTCTTGATATATCCATGCTCAACACACTAGGTATgttcttgaattgaattgaattattttattgtcattacacaagcatagagatttaaagctttcaccacgtagtgcacaaataacaacaacaaactgacaaataaataagaaataaataaataattagtccaagtgaggtcagcagagcggagcaggCTTGTTCCAGGAtaagttccatggttttggagacgttcagcgaaGAGAGCACCATTctgatcatcaactgccccctacccactctgtccagcatctacgaatctcggtgccttagaagggaagagagcattattattttattattatttattattatcattattattattactattgttattattattattattattattattatcgtgATAGCAACGTCACCTACCTCATGTAACCTAgaacattttgaatgaaagatgCAAAGATGCCAGTGGAGTGTAAATCTCTTCTGTGACCTCGAAAAATACACTCCAGTTTACAACAGAAAACATGAACCATGTTGCAGCATACTGTCACTGATAATGTAATAGAAGCAAATGGAATAGAGTAGTATGTCAATTTGTCTGGACATTCCTTCAAATTTTGggtttagtgattttttttttctctccctagtTCAGTATGGTGCTAATAAGCTTATCAAACACAACCTATAATAAATAAGCCTAATTCCATCACAGAGCCTCCAAAATACGACAGCTAAACAGACTTGTATCTCATCTTCTGTAGTTTTATCACATGACACAGACAGCAGCTTTGTTTGTTCtcgtctttttgttgttgttgttgttgttgcagaaTTGAACTTTGAATCATGCCTTAAAATGTAAGCATGTCACTACTGGCTCCAGAGGAGAATTGATCTTAAAGTTCACTCCATCGTGACTATTAATACCAGACAGAAGCTCAACCAGAaagactaaaaaataaataaaaacaaaaaaaagtcatgctcACTTGGACTTGCGCATTCTTTGTTCTCTGGTAGAATATTGTGGTTTTTGTTTGTGGGTGCTTTAAAAAGATATTCTTTTTATAATGATTATTTCAATGTTGTTTTCCTCTAACACTCAGGTAAAGGCGTGAAGAAGGAGCCAGGAAATGAGGAAAGCCAGCAGCAATTTGATGACGCTGACAAGCTCCTGCAGGAGTTTCAGGACGCTCAAGTGGACCGAGTCGGCTCCAGGCCTTCATCCAACCTCTCGTCCCTCTCCAACGCCTCCGAGAGGGATCAGCACCACTTGGGTAGTCTTGCCGTTACTTTTAAGCCTTTTTAAAGCTACGTATTCTCGCCACACTCAATTCCATGGCTGTCTTTTTAAACAGGGAGCCCGGCGCAGTCCGAAATGGTTCACGATCCCTATGAATTCCTGCAGTCTCCAGAGTCCGAGAGCCCAGCCAACAACAACTGAGCACATAGTTTCAAATCTTCACCTGACCTTCACTGTGACTTTGGCTGTAGAAATACTGTGGCCACAACACAAACCTATAAACTTGAATATGAAATGTACAGACCGTTTATTTttggggtctcaaacttgcagcAAGGGGAACATTTTGGTCTGCGGAACAGTATTTTTGCAGGACCCTACTCATGTGATATACAAGTcaattctttttattatttcccAGGACTTTAAAAAAGTTACTTAAAGTACAAGCTAGCATGGCTTGATTGAAATTCCAAATTGACACCAGCTAGATGGGAAATCGTGTATTTCAAAAATTTGCCGTGTGGAAAATGGTTGGTCACCAACGTAACgatattcaggaaaaaaaaacattttttaactgaGTACAAGTGCATGTCTATTGAATGCATGGACAAAGTGGTATTGCTCAACAATTACAACATAAAATGTCATTACTTAACTAGACATGCTGGGGTAACCCTAATATGTGAAATAGCAGAGAggtgttaacatttttttatgttgtgaaGAACTGTTCTCAACTTTTTCTAATGAAGAGAAAATGTTATGTCACTTGTACTTTTTACTTAAGCCTTTGCGTCTTTGGCCCCTAATGAGAATGAATTTGAGACTTCtgctttattttttgtgtttaatttgtgtttgttttttatgagtccaacataaattaataaattcTTTCACgtgtatttataaaaatgtgtggTTTTATATATTACTCTACatcttaattaaaaaacaaaaacatgcttttataaTGTTTGTGTAACAGTGCTGCCAGCCtttgtcagtcaaaatggattggacgtctatcattgtcaatgaattgaactgaatgcctttattgtcattttacaagtgtGCTGAgattaaagcttcaccatgaagtgcacaaataaatatatcataaataagtactcaacaaaaaagttgttttctcttttaaatGGAGGCTGTTTCTTACAATGACAGCAAATAAGTTAATTGTCAAAAGCAGATGAGCTGcctgatagtgtagtggttcactcgcctgacttctcTGTGTgacctatggctgactggcgaccagtctggggtgtagtctgcttttctcccgaagacagctgggacaggctccggcaacccttaCGGAGATACGCGGTACAAAAGatgaatgattcattcattccttttctaaaccgctttatcctcatcagggttgtGGGTGGTGCTGaaacttatcccagctgactccgggccagaggcggggggacaccctgaatcggtagccgatcgcagggcacaaggagacagacaaccatgcacactcacacccatacctaggggcaatttagagtgtctaatcagcctaccatgcatgttttttgaatgtgggaggaaaccggagtacccggaggaaacccacgcaggcccggggagaacatgcaaactccacacatgtggaccgacctggatttgaacccaggaccccaaagctgtgaggccgacgcgctaaccactcaatctgGCGGGCTGCCCTGAATGAATGATGTGAaagcccaaaaataaaatagataaataaatcactGCATTCTGTGACGTGAGGAACCTGAACGCAACATCCACCGTCGACAGTGCGCATGCGCAGCAGTTGCCATGGCACAGCCGAGCAAACTGCTTCTTCAACTTCTAAGTCGTCGTCTTTCCATTACGCCTTTTCGAGGACGTCTCCAGATGACTTTTGATCCATTTCTCATTTATCTGTTTTGTTCTCATGTTGCGGTGCAGCTGTGAAAATGAATCACTCGCTTGAAATGACCATGAGCATTGTTTTGATCTTAAAAGCGATGACTCCGCGGTTGATATGATGAGCGCTGCAACGAATGTAAGTCTTTCTCAATGTATTTGGACTTGGAAAATATTCACCATCAtgattttttaaagggtttcacTGGGCATAAAGTTGATTTACATTTATTCATGCAAACTCGTAGCGAGTTGTCTATGTTATTCCGTGCTGCCAAAAAAATCATTAGCAAAGTCTATTTATTTTACAGCCTGTTgaaatgtttggaaatgttCTGCGATTGCTATACAGATAAACAGACACAAAAACCCTTGTGTCAGCATGAAGGGCCCACAGCAAAACATGTGAGTCAGATGACCCAAAAAGAAAGGGCTGTAGCTTTTGATCAAATGTCTATTTAAAGAGAAACACTCAACACTcacatttattgtttatttagttCAATATAAACATAGCTAGGACATTGCACACAGAAGCAGCAGCAGTGTTTTCCAATCTAAAATTTTCAACCAGGCAACTTCCTCCTTTGCGAATTTCAAAATGCAAAGCAATGGTAGTAAATGTATTTCATCttaatttgttgttgtcatcATCTTGATTGTTTGTTATGTGTAAGGAGTAATGGATCCCAGGGGTGACCCATGGTAATTTGattcttgatttgtttttaaggaTTTACAGATACCTTCTTTTCATacaaacaaattgaatttaaaaaatataaaattccaTACTTTATTCCACAGATCAAAATTCAATGTAATTAGTATAATTGAGACTGTATTTCTACTATAAAACGTATTTCTTTTGGGCACTCTTAACATAAATGGGTAGTAAATGACATAGATATTTCTGCAGATTAATTTGTATAATTAAGCAaagatataatatattatattgaacaattttgtaacacataaatGAATATTGCCATTCTCTTGCATATTCCCATCGGGATGAGTGTTTGCAGGAGCATATCCCATCTCATTGATCATTGtcattagtttttttgttgttgtttttatttttgcttctcTGAAATCACCCTTTTATCGGATTATAATGTTGCAAAAGGTTCTGTTCAAATTGGGGGCCCTCAAAATCAGGTGTGTCGTACTCccgtgcaaaaatatgtgatcgccACATCCCGACATTTGAAGTAATATGAGCCTCTAAGccacatatgtcaaagtggcggcccaggggccaaatctggcc is from Stigmatopora argus isolate UIUO_Sarg chromosome 4, RoL_Sarg_1.0, whole genome shotgun sequence and encodes:
- the trip13 gene encoding pachytene checkpoint protein 2 homolog isoform X2; this encodes MIGTAKLCDVRMHVQAMLSRHSTVFGNYKWSEFDENFLSAHVESVAIVDREDMPSQAIDLTSSQFSVHIYTLNEDGPSTLCLEDDEELSAANHWLLPAANFHGLWDSLVYDSGVKTQLLDYVTTTIYFSDKNVDSNLISWNRVVLLHGPPGTGKTSLCKALAQKLSIRLSDRYIYAQFVEINSHSLFSKYFSESGKLVTKMFQKIQHLIDDKDALVFVLIDEVESLTAARNASQAGTEPSDSFRAVNAVLTQLDQIKQHSNVVILTTSNVTEKIDLAFVDRADIKQYIGPPSEKGIYNIFLSCLEELMKCQIIYPRQPLFTIFELETMGCAKNEVSEHSLVLRNIAIKCKGLSGRVLRKLPFLAHALFVKAQKVTLERFLKAMDQAVDKQKEEISNLMNAV
- the trip13 gene encoding pachytene checkpoint protein 2 homolog isoform X1; this translates as METDKMDAKDHNQAVVLEVHVKSQSTAKLCDVRMHVQAMLSRHSTVFGNYKWSEFDENFLSAHVESVAIVDREDMPSQAIDLTSSQFSVHIYTLNEDGPSTLCLEDDEELSAANHWLLPAANFHGLWDSLVYDSGVKTQLLDYVTTTIYFSDKNVDSNLISWNRVVLLHGPPGTGKTSLCKALAQKLSIRLSDRYIYAQFVEINSHSLFSKYFSESGKLVTKMFQKIQHLIDDKDALVFVLIDEVESLTAARNASQAGTEPSDSFRAVNAVLTQLDQIKQHSNVVILTTSNVTEKIDLAFVDRADIKQYIGPPSEKGIYNIFLSCLEELMKCQIIYPRQPLFTIFELETMGCAKNEVSEHSLVLRNIAIKCKGLSGRVLRKLPFLAHALFVKAQKVTLERFLKAMDQAVDKQKEEISNLMNAV
- the brd9 gene encoding bromodomain-containing protein 9: MGKKHKKHKPEWRTVDDYEDKALEKPLKLVLKVGGSEVTELSGSGHDSSYYDDRSDHERHKEKKKKKKKKSEKDKDKYVDDEERKRRKEEKRKKREREQNESEASTTNVVSAGVPVEPFTISKSSIKVEPEEKKRKKDKFESGPKFEEFNPGVKIEVEQQGERPVRACRTQHESESTPRQLLLEHFLRQLQRKDAHGFFAFPVTDAIAPNYSMIIKHPMDFSTLKDKITNNEYNTVTEFKADFKLMCDNAMVYNRPETVYYKEAKKLLHTGFKMMSKDRLLVLKRSMSFMQDMAAVLGDDELGADIPPTDTTHTTVESAKKSKKLPAKDMTYLFELEGNACSLTDSTAEEHVLALVEHSADEARDRINRYMPNSKIGYLQKDSDTSLIYTVVNQVDPDAEEEETHKVDLSSLSNKLLPGLTTLGFKDDRRHKVTFLSSAYNIQSLQKNSVFPDLSPEESDLLCSAYGDETGVQCALSILDFVKGCGSVTRHWVDGLLDKMTADDHAKAANQIRQKRNMLKPDETKTGLCDMQMADGPGLGESSSVLDFMSLKNYPDLSLDISMLNTLGKGVKKEPGNEESQQQFDDADKLLQEFQDAQVDRVGSRPSSNLSSLSNASERDQHHLGSPAQSEMVHDPYEFLQSPESESPANNN